A single region of the Drosophila takahashii strain IR98-3 E-12201 chromosome 2R, DtakHiC1v2, whole genome shotgun sequence genome encodes:
- the LOC108057602 gene encoding SAM50-like protein CG7639 produces MPQSGRDGAVSKDSKYDLSKISARVDRVNVSGLLRTHNDYVMRAADGLFKASNFQDLMLEAMSTKSYLHELGIFKDVSVHIDISRGADASPQGYEVTFKGNEMSRMMGSAGTEIGQNEGSLRTELTIPNILGRGESISLQGSYSSTRANDLQLKFWKPFFHTRFRENRPELSFSIFRQTDRFDISSFQTTNLGYLVDFSAHTMVGVDLTHSLQYENSIRDVGLLNKSVPFAIRDHCGPKLASLLRYSVLYDNRDNNVFPTRGIYLKSVNEYCGLGGNIAYTSSTAHGEVNVPLFAGLVAQFCGRVGVVKETKNTTQLPINSLFYCGGPLTLRGFKFGGAGPVIDGTPIGAQTFWCTGAHLWAPLPFAGVFKNLASHFRMHFFYNIGNSNNFSTENMRSAFGIGLAVKLAERARIELNYCVPVRRQTTDKILNGFQFGIGYEFV; encoded by the exons ATGCCTCAGTCGGGTCGCGATGGGGCCGTTTCGAAGGACTCCAAATACGACCTGAGCAAGATCTCGGCTCGCGTGGATCGCGTCAATGTCAGCGGTTTGCTGCGCACCCACAACGACTATGTGATGCGGGCAGCGGATGGTCTGTTCAAGGCCAGCAACTTTCAGGATCTGATGCTGGAGGCCATGTCCACCAAATCGTATTTGCATGAACTGGGCATCTTTAAGGATGTAAGCGTGCATATCGACATTAGTCGTGGAGCAGACGCATCTCCCCAGGGATACGAGGTGACCTTTAAGGGCAACGAAATGTCGCGCATGATGGGATCGGCGGGCACTGAGATTGGCCAGAATGAGGGCTCCCTGCGCACAGAACTCACTATCCCCAATATTCTGGGCCGTGGCGAAAGCATCTCACTGCAGGGCAGTTATAGCAGCACCAGGGCAAATGACCTGCAACTGAAGTTCTGGAAACCCTTCTTTCACACACGCTTCAGGGAGAACCGACCTGA ATTGTCTTTCAGCATTTTTAGGCAAACGGATAGATTTGACATCAGCTCCTTTCAAACCACCAACCTTGGCTATTTGGTGGACTTCTCGGCACACACCATGGTGGGAGTGGAT ttgacCCACTCGCTGCAGTATGAAAACTCCATCAGAGATGTTGGTTTGCTAAACAAATCAGTGCCCTTCGCCATTCGCGACCACTGtggacccaaattggcctcgTTGCTGCGCTACTCCGTGCTCTACGACAATCGGGATAACAATGTGTTCCCCACCCGTGGTATTTACCTGAAATCAGTTAACGAATACTGCGGATTGGGCGGCAACATCGCCTACACTAGCAGCACTGCCCACGGCGAGGTAAATGTGCCGCTGTTTGCCGGTTTAGTGGCACAATTTTGCGGGCGCGTTGGCGTCGTTAAGGAGACCAAAAACACCACCCAACTGCCCATTAACTCGCTGTTCTACTGCGGTGGTCCATTGACCCTGAGAGGATTTAAGTTCGGAGGAGCTGGTCCCGTGATCGACGGCACACCCATTGGAGCTCAGACTTTCTGGTGCACGGGTGCTCACCTCTGGGCTCCGCTTCCCTTCGCCGGAGTCTTCAAAAACTTGGCTAGTCACTTTAGAATGCATTTCTTCTATAACATTGGCAACAGCAATAATTTTAGCACAG AAAACATGCGTAGTGCCTTCGGAATCGGTTTGGCCGTTAAACTAGCAGAAAGAGCCCGGATTGAACTCAACTATTGTGTGCCGGTGCGGCGTCAGACCACGGATAAGATTCTGAATGGTTTCCAGTTCGGCATTGGCTATGAGTTTGTCTAG
- the LOC108057580 gene encoding uncharacterized protein: MNGTRKTKSLKTIRLGDVLYDEQKRLLTLCRSCERHFMTFQAFQSHLTDCPGLKHIVTPTEPLAHTYDDSKRETRLVNGRQELHIYDIEAVVKNSSASSDIDWEAELEDPRWYTDPKPPVQTLPKTKSKENIVKEYLVQLTEEPDPEPDVVPAKRQRSNTAPRRPILTAQQQRRSRTSLPSPQPPTAKTKKDTILVPNVLEDLKRLQESTAKEKGPSAVPNQLRLPADRTSQLPPQATSHKTPPRTSQGPAPPRTFPKQAPHKTAESVPATTTKVTPPLEKPAMDGTQKILNKLRACGVEVKRGSTRLNDTPSSELNPTKNQETLDIMRKLQSKGIRCTKVKIP, from the exons ATGAATGGGACGCGTAAGACGAAGTCGCTGAAGACGATTCGCCTGGGCGACGTGTTGTACGACGAGCAGAAACGCCTTCTGACCCTCTGCCGCAGCTGCGAGCGCCATTTTATGACGTTCCAGGCCTTCCAAAGCCACTTAACCGACTGTCCAGGACTAAAGCATATAGTAACGCCAACCGAACCGCTCGCCCACACATACGATGACTCCAAGCGGGAAACGAGGCTGGTGAACGGCAGGCAGGAG CTCCACATCTACGACATTGAGGCGGTGGTGAAGAATTCGAGCGCCAGCAGCGACATCGACTGGGAGGCAGAGCTGGAGGATCCGCGCTGGTACACCGATCCCAAGCCCCCTGTACAGACGCTGCCCAAAACCAAATCCAAGGAAAATATCGTGAAGGAGTACTTGGTTCAGCTGACCGAGGAACCGGATCCCGAACCGGATGTGGTGCCCGCAAAACGACAGCGGAGCAATACCGCTCCTCGCCGCCCTATTCTGAccgcccagcagcagcgaaGGTCACGTACCAGCCTCCCCTCCCCCCAACCGCCCACAGCAAAGACGAAAAAGGACACCATTCTGGTGCCCAATGTGCTGGAGGATCTGAAGCGTTTGCAGGAGTCAACTGCAAAGGAAAAGGGCCCTTCAGCGGTCCCAAATCAATTGCGTTTACCAGCTGATAGGACCTCGCAGTTGCCTCCTCAAGCGACATCTCACAAAACTCCTCCCAGAACATCCCAAGGACCTGCTCCTCCCAGAACATTCCCGAAACAAGCTCCTCACAAGACAGCTGAATCTGTTCCTGCCACAACAACCAAAGTAACTCCTCCCTTGGAGAAGCCAGCGATGGATGGCACACAGAAAATCCTAAACAAACTGCGAGCCTGCGGCGTGGAGGTAAAACGGGGAAGTAcgcgtttaaatgacactccCTCGAGCGAACTAAATCCaaccaaaaaccaagaaaCCCTGGACATTATGCGGAAGCTGCAGTCCAAGGGTATCAGATGCACCAAAGTCAAAATACCGTAG
- the pcs gene encoding SH3 domain-binding protein 5 homolog, translating into MSSAEDGELDPQIQIELENLNSATDEINKLEIELEEANSTFRILLNESTRRLKLSSKKLGNCIEKARPYYEALDKAREAQIECQKAAVKFQRANEIHAAAKETVALAEQRFMSNSHEWQFDNAWQEMLNHATQKVMDAETQKADCHAEHQRLTKLFNTAEQKLQQLEDRFRRSINKSRPYFEEKQVCQDQLQTQKNRIQELQQQVAGAKSTYSTALRNLERISEDIHRQRGDFPTPPGPREPGVGAELNSPTSSALPSLPDFQMELEKCDYPSIAGSQMSLGVKTPLAAAETEDEEDACDYDETGAGELRGVVDERDLEALRQKVKILAVRPIEGGDGQQQNDVWEHELKDTVDKLDHLMMLKETAKRQQTNRLKSTEQRPDSLGAEALKRHCDVVEVKVTTCATTASLPVTPQHQLNHLAPPTPIKKLQQQLAPLPSVNVSMRELPLLARLSNELLDRSSAAFGGVRKQLRRRSLE; encoded by the exons ATGTCGAGTGCAGAAGACGGCGAGCTGGACCCCCAAATTCAG aTTGAGCTGGAGAATCTCAATAGTGCAACCGATGAGATTAATAAGCTAGAAATTGAGCTAGAG GAGGCCAATTCTACCTTTCGCATCCTTTTAAATGAATCTACGCGCCGGCTTAAGCTGTCCTCTAAGAAGTTGGGCAACTGCATAGAGAAGGCTCGACCCTACTACGAGGCTTTAGACAAGGCACGCGAGGCACAAATCGAATGCCAGAAGGCGGCAGTTAAATTCCAGCGAGCTAATG AAATCCACGCCGCTGCCAAGGAAACGGTGGCACTGGCCGAGCAGAGGTTTATGTCCAACTCGCATGAATGGCAGTTCGACAATGCCTGGCAGGAGATGCTCAATCATGCCACCCAGAAGGTGATGGACGCCGAGACCCAGAAAGCCGACTGTCACGCAGAGCACCAGAGGCTCACCAAGCTCTTCAACACCGCCGAGCAAAAGCTGCAGCAGCTTGAGGATCGCTTCCGGCGGAGCATAAACAAGTCGAGGCCGTACTTCGAGGAGAAGCAGGTGTGCCAGGACCAGCTGCAGACGCAAAAGAATCGCATCcaggagctgcagcagcaggtggCCGGTGCCAAGAGCACCTACTCGACGGCATTGCGTAATCTGGAGCGGATCAGCGAGGATATACACAGGCAGAGGGGTGATTTTCCCACTCCGCCAGGACCCCGCGAGCCGGGTGTTGGAGCAGAGTTGAACTCGCCGACTTCCAGTGCCTTGCCATCGCTGCCGGATTTCCAGATGGAGCTCGAGAAATGCGACTATCCCTCCATAGCAGGCAGTCAAATGTCTTTGGGTGTGAAAACTCCTTTAGCAGCTGCCGAAACtgaggatgaggaggatgCCTGCGACTACGATGAGACGGGAGCGGGCGAACTCAGGGGCGTGGTGGACGAACGCGATTTGGAGGCCCTACGGCAGAAGGTCAAGATCCTAGCAGTGCGTCCCATTGAGGGTGGGGATGGCCAGCAGCAGAATGACGTGTGGGAGCATGAACTGAAGGACACGGTGGATAAACTGGATCACTTGATGATGCTCAAAGAAACTGCCAAAAGGCAGCAAACGAATCGCTTGAAGTCCACCGAACAGCGACCCGATTCTCTGGGCGCCGAGGCCCTCAAACGCCACTGCGATGTGGTCGAGGTGAAGGTCACCACCTGCGCCACCACCGCCAGCTTGCCAGTCACCCCCCAGCACCAGCTAAATCACCTTGCACCGCCAACGCCCATCAagaagctgcagcagcagctggcgcCCTTGCCCTCGGTGAATGTCTCCATGCGGGAGCTGCCCCTGTTGGCCAGGTTGTCCAACGAGCTCCTGGATCGCAGCAGTGCTGCCTTCGGAGGAGTGCGCAAGCAGCTGCGCAGGCGCTCCCTGGAATAG